A portion of the Caenorhabditis elegans chromosome III genome contains these proteins:
- the pals-18 gene encoding Protein containing ALS2cr12 (ALS2CR12) signature (Product from WormBase gene class pals;~Confirmed by transcript evidence), with translation MAARNDGYSMKLNLISKFNNILQGQPLRAICLTLQNVVDRAEPEEISRYGQLTKSLLKQITELQGELDKEQEMFENEAKQRIKENLWITKTRLSIEIARMVFEKLRPVQNSFDVIRNHLGKISSECCSLHGETPFFGFGLLDSSFSCIRSEIDNFERSLDVFNSFVDYTSPTLYESCSNFASQMDVLVTQQDIKLICDHLADAISNQHYDGIIQYGKKAKTLYSDFSALKTFIGREMNKLKLEHVVSPNAKLNADS, from the exons ATGGCCGCTAGGAATGATGGATATAGTATGAAATTA AACCTTATCTCGAAATTCAATAACATTCTTCAAGGTCAGCCACTCAGAGCCATTTGCTTAACACTACAAAACGTCGTGGACAGAGCCGAGCCGGAGGAGATTTCTAGATATGGGCAGCTTACGAAGAGCTTATTGAAGCAGATCACGGAGTTACAAGGGGAATTGGACAAGGAGCaggaaatgtttgaaaatgaggCTAAACAACGTATTAAGGAAAATCTATGGATTACTAAAACCAGGCTGAGTATCGAAATCGCAAGGatggtatttgaaaaattgaggcCTGTGCAGAATTCGTTTGATGTGATCCGAAATCATCTTGGCAAAATTTCGAGTGAA TGTTGCTCATTACACGGTGAAACtccattttttggatttggcTTATTGGATTCTAGTTTTAGTTGTATTCGTAGTGAAATAGATAATTTCGAGAGAAGCCTGGATGTGTTCAACTCTTTTGTGGATTATACATCACCTACACTATATGAATCATGTTCA aattttgcaTCCCAAATGGACGTCCTTGTTACTCAACAAGATATTAAATTGATATGTGATCATTTGGCCGATGCAATTTCCAATCAACATTACGACGGGATCATACAGTACGGAAAGAAGGCTAAAACATTGTACAGCGATTTTTCCGcactgaaaacttttatagGCAGAGAAATGAATAAGCTAAAGCTGGAGCATGTAGTGAGCCCCAATGCGAAGCTTAATGCGGATAGCTAG
- the Y82E9BR.22 gene encoding ATP synthase subunit epsilon (Confirmed by transcript evidence): MPFRLFRTFLNNEKTIQQLSESVPVRLAAKAIVRGMKQVEEKVEKIDVGKKLNRLKSLYEEEYQKALKK; this comes from the exons atgccgTTCCGGCTCTTCCGCACATTTCTCAACAATGAGAAAACGATTCAGCAG ttatCCGAATCAGTGCCTGTACGTCTTGCCGCCAAGGCAATCGTCCGTGGAATGAAGCAAGTCGAGGAGAAggtcgaaaaaatcgatgtcGGCAAAAAACTCAACAGGCTCAAATCGCTATACGAGGAAGAATATCAAAAGGCGCTGAAAAAATGA
- the pals-16 gene encoding Protein containing ALS2cr12 (ALS2CR12) signature (Product from WormBase gene class pals;~Confirmed by transcript evidence), producing MLCRNVSAQFCAINETVDGIIDKLQNINTLLNPLIGEPKSNHGAYDDDILQLDLLREKLRLQIDKFREISYDRNVSFAKLNFIAQFNTIIQGQQLRTICLSLKNTGDRDEICEYGRLTKNILQQIADLQRSFEQENEQVENESRERTENSLSVDQTRQGIENARLVFEKFIPLVHSFNGIRNHLDKISNHCCPLYGEAPRVTAGLLDESLRSLDDELKNFEAKLNDFNSFLEYKSRQLFESCSELAAKMDVLIAEGEIYTICVHLPEAIANQHFDGIILCGKKAKTLYEEFSKLRINIGKEMNKLKLEYIVTPNSRLF from the exons ATGCTGTGTAGAAACGTTTCTGCACAGTTTTGCGCAATCAATGAAACAGTGGATGGAATCATTGACAAATTGCAGAACATCAACACCTTG ctTAATCCCCTGATCGGCGAACCAAAATCAAACCACGGTGCATATGATGATGACATTTTACAGCTGGACTTGCTGAGAGAAAAACTTCGTCTACAAATTGACAAGTTTCGAGAGATCTCTTATGATAGAAATGTTAGCTTTGCTAAGTTG AACTTCATCGCGCAATTCAACACTATCATACAAGGACAACAATTGAGAACCATTTGCCTCTCATTGAAGAACACAGGGGATAGAGatgaaatttgtgaatatGGTCGGCTTACGAAGAACATATTACAGCAGATTGCAGATCTGCAAAGGAGTTTTGAACAGGAAAATGAGCAAGTGGAAAATGAGAGCAGGGAACGGACCGAGAACAGTCTATCCGTTGATCAGACCCGGCAAGGAATAGAGAACGCGAGACTagtctttgaaaaatttattccaCTGGTTCATTCATTCAATGGGATTAGAAACCATCtagataaaatttcaaatcat TGTTGTCCGTTATACGGTGAAGCACCACGTGTGACCGCTGGATTATTGGATGAAAGTTTAAGATCATTGGACGATGAACTCAAAAACTTTGAGGCGAAACTAAATGATTTCAACTCATTTTTGGAATACAAGTCACGGCAGCTGTTTGAATCGTGCTCG GAGCTTGCTGCAAAAATGGACGTCCTGATTGCCGAAGGGGAAATATACACGATCTGCGTTCATCTGCCAGAGGCAATTGCAAATCAACACTTCGACGGGATCATACTTTGCGGGAAGAAAGCTAAGACGTTGTACGAGGAATTCTCAAAGCTGAGGataaatattggaaaagaGATGAATAAGCTGAAGCTGGAATACATCGTGACGCCAAATTCACGGCTTTTCTAa
- the pals-19 gene encoding Protein containing ALS2cr12 (ALS2CR12) signature (Product from WormBase gene class pals;~Confirmed by transcript evidence) has product MSYPYSNHHSVSSSSGIPFQSDETNYFSSSREPGKEVRHQQSAIPSFMEKTISIRDYRPDEKELRVEDYYPRRDVKKFQEVREGNDLDILQSFDDESEYLDKEHSSRIRDLETKKRNCIANFKLKNKKEVEELFAKLINILRIIERELDHNLECEASIHFSDSIEHQIEEFNKQSEYLDRFMLRSNYLDQDFFENISEQIIKIEGIVNDTNLRALCIHFQRAYNNKDTERMELYKRDLKPLRLAVRGMAHASEKLVN; this is encoded by the exons ATGAGCTACCCTTATTCCAACCACCACAGTGTATCATCTTCTAGTGGTATCCCATTTCAGTCAGACGAAACGAACTATTTTTCCAGCAGTCGTGAGCCCGGAAAAGAAGt TAGACATCAACAAAGTGCAATACCATCTTTCATGGAAAAAACAATAAGCATACGGGATTATCGACCAGATGAAAAAGAG TTAAGAGTAGAGGACTATTACCCGAGGAGAGATGTGAAAAAGTTCCAAGAGGTCAGAGAAGGAAACGATCTGGATATTCTTCAAAGCTTTGACGATGAGAG cgAATACTTGGATAAGGAACACAGTTCAAGAATCCGCGATTTAGAAACTAAGAAGAGAAACTGCATTGCtaatttcaagttgaaaaacaaaaaggaagTCGAAGAGTTATTCGCGAAGCTGATCAACATTTTACGTATCATCGAGCGTGAATTAGATCATAATTTGGAATGTGAAGCTTCGATTCATTTCTCCGACAGTATAGAACATCAAATTGAGGAATTCAATAAGCAGTCCGAGTACTTAGATCGATTCATGTTACGATCTAACTATCTCGATcaagacttttttgaaaatatttcg GAacaaatcataaaaattgaaggtATTGTCAACGACACGAACCTCCGCGCATTATGCATTCACTTTCAAAGAGCCTATAACAATAAGGACACCGAGAGAATGGAACTTTACAAGAGAGATCTGAAACCCTTACGTTTGGCCGTACGAGGAATGGCTCATGCGTCTGAGAAACTTGTTAATTAG
- the pals-19 gene encoding Protein containing ALS2cr12 (ALS2CR12) signature (Product from WormBase gene class pals;~Confirmed by transcript evidence), translated as MSYPYSNHHSVSSSSGIPFQSDETNYFSSSREPGKEVSSNIPMYSRHQQSAIPSFMEKTISIRDYRPDEKELRVEDYYPRRDVKKFQEVREGNDLDILQSFDDESEYLDKEHSSRIRDLETKKRNCIANFKLKNKKEVEELFAKLINILRIIERELDHNLECEASIHFSDSIEHQIEEFNKQSEYLDRFMLRSNYLDQDFFENISEQIIKIEGIVNDTNLRALCIHFQRAYNNKDTERMELYKRDLKPLRLAVRGMAHASEKLVN; from the exons ATGAGCTACCCTTATTCCAACCACCACAGTGTATCATCTTCTAGTGGTATCCCATTTCAGTCAGACGAAACGAACTATTTTTCCAGCAGTCGTGAGCCCGGAAAAGAAGt ATCTTCCAATATCCCAATGTACAGTAGACATCAACAAAGTGCAATACCATCTTTCATGGAAAAAACAATAAGCATACGGGATTATCGACCAGATGAAAAAGAG TTAAGAGTAGAGGACTATTACCCGAGGAGAGATGTGAAAAAGTTCCAAGAGGTCAGAGAAGGAAACGATCTGGATATTCTTCAAAGCTTTGACGATGAGAG cgAATACTTGGATAAGGAACACAGTTCAAGAATCCGCGATTTAGAAACTAAGAAGAGAAACTGCATTGCtaatttcaagttgaaaaacaaaaaggaagTCGAAGAGTTATTCGCGAAGCTGATCAACATTTTACGTATCATCGAGCGTGAATTAGATCATAATTTGGAATGTGAAGCTTCGATTCATTTCTCCGACAGTATAGAACATCAAATTGAGGAATTCAATAAGCAGTCCGAGTACTTAGATCGATTCATGTTACGATCTAACTATCTCGATcaagacttttttgaaaatatttcg GAacaaatcataaaaattgaaggtATTGTCAACGACACGAACCTCCGCGCATTATGCATTCACTTTCAAAGAGCCTATAACAATAAGGACACCGAGAGAATGGAACTTTACAAGAGAGATCTGAAACCCTTACGTTTGGCCGTACGAGGAATGGCTCATGCGTCTGAGAAACTTGTTAATTAG
- the Y82E9BR.14 gene encoding Glycolipid transfer protein domain-containing protein (Confirmed by transcript evidence) — MTSSSPVVAVEPNDVADSPGHETYFAKPEHFFPHLTDDGKIPTAQFLSACQGIADFVSFLGATFSLVRKDIQGNVDKVRVRFEKDQEGQKYLQQLIDADLAEHGGKFGIATEGLLWLKRGLQFMLELLTEMVTAYNSGLPRDKTEDLSGAVATAYGKSLKRHHGFIAKQAFKVVTMAVPYRRQILKAVALGQEGLDDVCIHHIQCHLDNFRLNVKTLVDYYIEKKLDTPDV, encoded by the exons atgacgtcatcatcacCAGTGGTTGCTGTGGAGCCAAATGACGTGGCAGATTCACCGGGACACGAGACGTACTTCGCGAAGCCGGAGCACTTTTTCCCACATCTCACCGATGATGGGAAAATTCCGACGGCTCAGTTTTTGAGCGCTTGCCAAGGAATTGCTGATTTTGTGT cATTCCTCGGCGCCACGTTCAGCCTCGTTCGGAAGGATATTCAAGGAAATGTGGACAAAGTTCGAGTTCGCTTCGAGAAGGATCAAGAAGGACAGAAGTATCTACAGCAGTTGATTGACGCGGATCTTGCTGAACACGGCGGAAAGTTCGGAATTGCCACCGAGGGGCTGTTGTGGTTGAAAAG aGGACTTCAATTCATGCTCGAGCTGCTCACCGAAATGGTCACCGCCTACAATTCAGGCCTTCCACGTGATAAAACCGAGGATTTGAGTGGAGCTGTGGCGACCGCCTATGGAAAATCACTTAAAAGACATCATGGATTTATAGCCAAACAGGCTTTTAAA GTAGTCACAATGGCCGTCCCTTACCGCCGTCAAATCCTAAAAGCCGTTGCTTTGGGCCAAGAAGGGCTCGACGACGTCTGTATTCATCATATCCAGTGCCATTTGGACAATTTCCGGCTTAACGTGAAGACACTGGTGGATTATTATATTGAGAAGAAGCTCGATACGCCGGatgtataa